The proteins below are encoded in one region of Silene latifolia isolate original U9 population chromosome 2, ASM4854445v1, whole genome shotgun sequence:
- the LOC141643884 gene encoding uncharacterized protein LOC141643884 isoform X1, which translates to MEDPTVSQPSEIVDDESLSVEASQAVGLEAEKHIQANEDHEQENDISADTQIIQGDSADELQHIINSAIGYENSTTFAEADKHGSADHLKIVDCKDDEHAENLQESESENQGLATKEVDTAIEASKDDNFDQLPKDLQHNNDAQNLKTKELRKMVSKCYWKQGQM; encoded by the exons ATGGAGGATCCAACAGTAAGCCAGCCTTCTGAGATTGTAGATGACGAATCCCTCAGCGTTGAAGCTAGCCAAGCAGTAGGACTTGAAGCAGAGAAACATATCCAGGCAAATGAAGATCATGAGCAAGAAAATGATATCTCTGCAGATACG CAGATCATTCAAGGTGATTCTGCAGACGAGCTTCAACACATCATAAACTCTGCTATTGGCTATGAAAATAGCACAACATTTGCTGAAGCCGACAAACATGGAAGTGCTGACCACCTCAAGATTGTGGACTGCAAAGATGATGAACATGCTGAAAATCTTCAGGAATCAGAAAGTGAGAATCAAGGTTTGGCTACGAAAGAAGTGGATACTGCGATAGAGGCAAGCAAAGATGATAATTTTGACCAG TTGCCAAAAGATCTTCAGCATAACAATGACGCTCAAAATTTGAAAACGAAGGAGCTCAGAAAGATGGTCAGCAAGTGTTATTGGAAGCAGGGTCAGATGTAG
- the LOC141643884 gene encoding uncharacterized protein LOC141643884 isoform X2 — protein MEDPTVSQPSEIVDDESLSVEASQAVGLEAEKHIQANEDHEQENDISADTIIQGDSADELQHIINSAIGYENSTTFAEADKHGSADHLKIVDCKDDEHAENLQESESENQGLATKEVDTAIEASKDDNFDQLPKDLQHNNDAQNLKTKELRKMVSKCYWKQGQM, from the exons ATGGAGGATCCAACAGTAAGCCAGCCTTCTGAGATTGTAGATGACGAATCCCTCAGCGTTGAAGCTAGCCAAGCAGTAGGACTTGAAGCAGAGAAACATATCCAGGCAAATGAAGATCATGAGCAAGAAAATGATATCTCTGCAGATACG ATCATTCAAGGTGATTCTGCAGACGAGCTTCAACACATCATAAACTCTGCTATTGGCTATGAAAATAGCACAACATTTGCTGAAGCCGACAAACATGGAAGTGCTGACCACCTCAAGATTGTGGACTGCAAAGATGATGAACATGCTGAAAATCTTCAGGAATCAGAAAGTGAGAATCAAGGTTTGGCTACGAAAGAAGTGGATACTGCGATAGAGGCAAGCAAAGATGATAATTTTGACCAG TTGCCAAAAGATCTTCAGCATAACAATGACGCTCAAAATTTGAAAACGAAGGAGCTCAGAAAGATGGTCAGCAAGTGTTATTGGAAGCAGGGTCAGATGTAG